A window of Scytonema millei VB511283 genomic DNA:
ATTAAAATTGAGAAAATCGTTACCTCCAGAAGTCACGTTTCCTGAAATTGTAAATGAGTCTAGAAGCGTCCAACTATCTACATTACTAGTATCATATAGGGCAAAAGAAACCGTACCGTCAGCGATCGCGTTTTCAGTTTGCGGATTGTCTATGGATGTTGTTAAATTTAAATCGGCATCAAAATTAAAAGAAAAAGTTTCGCCACTATTGACGCTAAAGTTACCTAAAACTCCAGCAAAACTGTCTGCCGTTCCAGAGTAGTTGTTACCAGTACCATCGGCACTACTAAATGAGGAGTTGAAAGCAGATGGTGGTTCCGTCACAAAGCTGGCGACTGCATCTGTAGTAGCATTCACGTTTCCATCTGTGGCAAAAGTATTCGTAAAAGTATCAGTAATTACCTCGCTATCGAAGGGATTATGACTAAATTTATCGATTGTAACTGTAGATTCAGAGCTAGCAAAAGTGGCAGCAATAGTTGGAGTCGCTGCTAGAGTAAAAACTAAAGGTGCGATCGGCACGACAGTTCGCGCAATTTTTTGAGCAAGTTTTAGTTTTGGCACGAAAATTCTCCTCACGTCAGTTTCAAAAGACTAGCTTGCCTACCTAGAGCAATTTTTCTTGCTGACAGCACACCAGTACCGATGGTTCCGTTACTGGTAGTAGTGAAAGCAAACTCTATGTAATTTAACTACTGGCAGTATAAATTATTTCGCGATACTTACGTAATTCAATCTTGCCAATTGAATTTAAGCAAAATTTAATAATCGTGTCATATTGATGTCACATTTATCCATCAAACTTCATGCTACTGACCAACCTTTGCCATGCCGCATAGATAGTAAAAAATCACAGCTTGACAAAAACAGCGTTATAAGCACTAACAACTAATAATTAAGCGTTAACTCTTGAGATAGGAGTATCGATCGTGCCAACCTCTGATTCCCAAGTTTCCGTTTCAAACCGAGAAGAGTTGCCGACTCCGCCGCCGTCACCCCGCTCTCAGAAACGGTGGTGGCTGCTACTCATGCTCCTAGTCGGAGCTGGAGGAGTTGGACTGGGGCGAGGATTAACTCCCGCCAGCCAAGCCACTGCACCAGCGGCAGCAAAACCGCAACCACCTCGTCCCATAGAGACGATCGCCTTAACTTCAGGTACGGCAACTCGAAGCACCAGTATGTTAGGGCAAGTCGAGGCAAGCGAGAGCGCTACCGTCCGCACCAGAACATCGGGAGTCGTGCAACAAGTGTTAGTCCAACCAGGCGATCGCATCACCCCTGGTATGGTTGTAGCCATCCTTGACGATACAGATCAGCGTTTAGCCGTAGCCGAAGCGAGAGCGAGACTGGCTCAAGCTCGGAGCGAATTGGCACGCTTAGAAGTCGGTACGCGGCAGGAAATTATCGCCCAAAGGCAAGCCGAAGTCCGAGCAGCTCAAGCGCGAGAGCAAGAAGCTCAAGACAATTCAGAACGAACCAGAAGTCTAGTTAATACTGGCGCACTCTCGCGCCGGGAATTAGTCGAAGCAGAATCGCGGACGAATGCTGTCAGAGGGGAACGAATGCAAGCTCAAGCAGAACTAGCGGAAGCCACCGCCGGTCCTACTCGCGAAGAAATTGACGCGCAACGAGCTAATGTAGCCGCCGCCGAATCTGCATTAAACCAAGCAGAATTAGCCGTGCAACGCACGCGCATCAGAGCAGTATCGAGCGGTGTCATCCAAACACGGCAAGTCAGCAGTGGCGATTTAGTAGAAAGCGGTGACGAGATTGCCACTAAGGTTAATGGTAGTCAGTTAGACGTATTTCTAGAAGTGCCAGAATCACTCAGCGGCAGCGTCAGAGCGGGTATGCCCGTCGAGTTAACTGCGAGAGCGCTACCCAACTGGCGCGATCGCGCGACTTTAACGGGCATCGTACCATCTGCCGACACGGCTTCTCGACGGCAGCGAGTGCGGGTGAGACTATCAAATCCCCCTGCTAACCTCTTGCCAGGAATGGCAGTACAGGCGCAGTTACAGTTACCTAGCAATACTCCTAGTTTTGTCGTTCCCCGCGATACATTGACTCGGCGCGAAAATCGCTGGCTAGTATTTACCATTGCTGACGGGAAAGCCAGACAACTAGAAGTCGAACTCGTGGCAGACATGGGCGAAAAAATGGCGATCGCCAACCCGCAACTGAGACAAGGACAAGCGATCGTTGTACGGGGTGGGGATGGAATGAACTACCCCGCCGCAAGCGGACGGGGTATCAGAATCAAAAGAGAGATAATTGCTCATCTCGATGCAATTTGAGATAGTCNNNNNNNNNNNNNNNNNNNNNNNNNNNNNNNNNNNNNNNNNNNNNNNNNNNNNNNNNNNNNNNNNNNNNNNNNNNNNNNNNNNNNNNNNNNNNNNNNNNNNNNNNNNNNNNNNNNNNNNNNNNNNNNNNNNNNNNNNNNNNNNNNNNNNNNNNNNNNNNNNNNNNNNNNNNNNNNNNNNNNNNNNNNNNNNNNNNNNNNNAATGAACTACCCCGCCGCAAGCGGACGGGGTATCAGAATCAAAAGAGAGATAATTGCTCATCTCGATGCAATTTGAGATAGTCATTCCCCTGTTTTTTCACATACCTGGCAATCATCCCTTCATCACCATGTTTTCCAACTGTACTCGCAAAATACCCATCACTCCAAAACTCGCCGCCCCACAGCTGTTGTTTCACTTGCGGACAGCGTTTAAATACTTCTCTGGCTGTGAGACTTTTGAGCATTGTTACCAGCTTGGTCACACTATAAGTTGGCACTGACTGTACTAAGAAATGCACATGGTCTTTGTCCACACCAATTTCGACAAACTTGATTTCATAGCGTTTCTCAATCTCTAAACACACCTCCCTCAAAACTGCATCTACCTGTTCGTCGAACACAGCTCGTCTATACTTTGCGGGAAACACCAAATGGTAAAGCAACACCGTAACGTTATGACTTTTATGAATATATTCGCTCATTCCTCACATTTTACGCCGCAGAGCGGCGGGGAATTTGACCCGCAGAGATTAAAAGATGGGGCGGCTGTAAAGGTTAACAGTTGACGGCTGACAGTTGACGGTTAGCGTTTCGATTGTCTATTGAAGGAGTTGAGACAGGCGTTTAGTTTTGGAGATAAGTCTTTCACTATCGGTGTAAGTTTACTTACCTGTTCGGAAGTCAGCAAATTTCTTCTATATGCCAATCTCAACCAATGTCTTGTTTCATTTAAAGATCCCCTGGCGATTTTGACAAAACGCTGATTGTCCTGCAAATTATAGCGACCATTTCCCTCAGCAATATTTGCGCCAATACTATCAGCCGAACGGACAATTTGCTTACCAATCGTATCTTTAGCAAACCAATCCCATCCAGTTACAACATGCCACACTTCATTCGCCAACTTTTCTGACAACTGATAAACCTGCAAATTCTCAAAATTTTCCACATTAATTTTCCATATTTATTGATAGATATCAGTTAGATAGTTGATAAATATTAACTAAAATTTAACGCTCGCCAATACATGAACTACCCGGCACATTTATTATTCCCAGTTCTATTCAAAGAACAACCAATATTCAGTCAACCGTCAACCGTCAACTGTCAACTGTCAACCGTCAACCGTCAACCATCAACCATCAACCATCAACCATGAATTTGATTGAAACAGCCGTCCGCTGGCGGCACGGTACTTTCGTGTTGTTTTGCCTGCTAGCTGTATTTGGGATCTTCTCATTGTTGAGTTTGCCTTTGGAACTGCAACCAGGAGGCGATCGCCCTGAAATTACTATCACTACCACATACCCTGGTGCGGCTCCTACAGAGGTAGAAGATCTCGTCACTCGTCCGATTGAAGAACGGATGGAGGAAGTCTTAGGAGTACAGGAGATTACCAGCAACTCCCGTCCTGGTATTAGTGCTATTACGCTTGAGTTTACTTGGAACAGCGATGTGAACGAGCGGATGGTGGATGTGTTGAATAAGTTACAGCAGGTGGAAGAACTCCCCGCAGAAGTTGAAGAGTCTGATGTGGAGATGGTTGGAGGGAACAACTCGCCGATGATGTGGGTTGTCCTGACTCCAAGACAAGGTTTCCAGAGCAATCCCGATCGCTACCGCGACTTAGCCGAAGAAGTTATCGTCCCGAGATTGCGCCGAGTTGAAGGCGTGGGACAGTTTCTCATTCCTGGGGGTAGGGAACGAGAAGTTGAGGTGAGGGTTGACCCCAAAGCTTTGTTTGACCGCAACCTGACCATAGGCGATGTCGTGCGCGTGTTACGGGAAAACAATCGCGACATTCGCGGCGGTCCCCTAACGTTAGGCAGGCGAGAATACCGCGTGCGTACCCTCAGCCGCTCGCAAGATATCGAGCAAATTGCTGGATTTGTGCTGCGGCGCGATTCGTCGGGTACAGTCTACATGCGGGATGTGGCAACCGTGCAAATGGGGCGCAAACCTCTAGAGAGTGCTTTAATTTTTAACAATACTCCTGCCGTGGCAATTGGGATTATCCGGCGGGTTGGGGCAAACGTACCGGAGACATCTAGGGGAGTGAGGGCAACTCTGGCAGAGTTGGAAGCTCAATTCGATCGCCAAGGAGAAGGTATTCGCTTCGTCTACAACTACGATGAAAACGACTACATCGGACAATCAATTGCCTTGGTACAAGGCAACTTAGTCAGTGGGGCGCTGCTAGCAACAGCCGTATTAATTCTGTTTTTGGGTTCGATGCGGACAGTGGCAGTCGTTGCCTTGACGATTCCTACCACCTTAATAACAGTATTCATCGTCATGGCATTTTTGGGGCGATCGCTCAACATCATCAGTTTGGCGGGATTAGCGTTTGCCGTGGGAATGGTGGTAGACAACGCGATCGTCGTGATTGAAAATGTCTTTACCCACATGCAGCAGGGAAAAGGAGCAGTTCGCGCCGCGATCGATGGAACTCAAGAAGTTTGGGGCGCAATGTTAGGTTCTACCCTGACTAACGTTGTGGTGTTCGTTCCCTTAATTATGGTGCAGGGGGAAGCAGGACAGTTATTTGCAGATATGGCGATCGCTCTTTCTTGTGCTTCCCTATTTTCTCTATTTGCTGCATTAACTTTAGTACCGATGCTCTCTGGTTTGTTTCTCAAACAGCATGAAGCAATGCAAATGCTAGAAGTCGAGAGCCGGGAGTCGGGAGTCAGGAGTCGGGGGCAAGGGGGACAAGGAGGACAAGGGGAACAAGGAAGAAAAATTACTGTCAACTGTCAACCGTCAACCGTCAACCGTCAACCGTCAGCCATTCTACAAAAAATAGAACGAGCTATTTTTCGCACTTCCGCCGTCTTTCGCCTGTTTCAGGGCAAATTAGAATCATTTCTAGCATCTACCGTACTTTGGTCGCTGGGTGCGGGTCGTGTTGGACGTAGGCTAATTCTTGTTGCTATTCCCGTCATTCTGCTATTTACAAGTATCTTTCTACTACCTCCTGCTGATTATCTGCCTGAAGGCAACCGCAACTTAGTCTTTTGGGTGGCAGAACCATTACCAGGAACCAGCATTCCCGAAGCTATTCGCCTATCTCAACCTGCGAGAGATTTCTTGAGCCAGCAACCGGAAGTCGAGCGCGTCATGTTTATCGAACGTCCTGGTAGGCGCGGGATTGCAGCAATCCTCAAACCTGAATTTGCCACTACCAACGGACTAGCGAATATGGTCGAGCGAATGCGACAGCAGAGCAATAACTTTCCTGGCTATCGCTTCCTGATTCCGACACGCTTCTCGATTTTTCAAGACCCAGGTAAGGAGTTTGAAATTCAAATCGTGGGTGCAGATTTGCAGCAATTGAGCCAGTTAGAAACGCAGATAACCGATCGCCTGCGG
This region includes:
- a CDS encoding efflux RND transporter permease subunit gives rise to the protein MNLIETAVRWRHGTFVLFCLLAVFGIFSLLSLPLELQPGGDRPEITITTTYPGAAPTEVEDLVTRPIEERMEEVLGVQEITSNSRPGISAITLEFTWNSDVNERMVDVLNKLQQVEELPAEVEESDVEMVGGNNSPMMWVVLTPRQGFQSNPDRYRDLAEEVIVPRLRRVEGVGQFLIPGGREREVEVRVDPKALFDRNLTIGDVVRVLRENNRDIRGGPLTLGRREYRVRTLSRSQDIEQIAGFVLRRDSSGTVYMRDVATVQMGRKPLESALIFNNTPAVAIGIIRRVGANVPETSRGVRATLAELEAQFDRQGEGIRFVYNYDENDYIGQSIALVQGNLVSGALLATAVLILFLGSMRTVAVVALTIPTTLITVFIVMAFLGRSLNIISLAGLAFAVGMVVDNAIVVIENVFTHMQQGKGAVRAAIDGTQEVWGAMLGSTLTNVVVFVPLIMVQGEAGQLFADMAIALSCASLFSLFAALTLVPMLSGLFLKQHEAMQMLEVESRESGVRSRGQGGQGGQGEQGRKITVNCQPSTVNRQPSAILQKIERAIFRTSAVFRLFQGKLESFLASTVLWSLGAGRVGRRLILVAIPVILLFTSIFLLPPADYLPEGNRNLVFWVAEPLPGTSIPEAIRLSQPARDFLSQQPEVERVMFIERPGRRGIAAILKPEFATTNGLANMVERMRQQSNNFPGYRFLIPTRFSIFQDPGKEFEIQIVGADLQQLSQLETQITDRLRSFPGVRNVRSDYVFGAGELQVIPNRERLAEVGLSEAEVGAMVEAALGGRIASDFIDGKEELDVSVELQNLFVETPEQLRQLPLYTSRGQQVQLADVAEVRETTGPDVINHVNLERSITLTTSLEPTAPLGSLVNSAETQVLAPLRANLPAGYRLDLSGSADRLAETLSQLSSAFILSVLIIYLLLVALYRSFLYPVVIMATVPMGMSGGLLSLAIANRIPGVIIPLDMITALGFIILTGVVVNNAILLVDRALQLQAEGEDYDKSLYNATRDRLRAIFMSAGTSVLGMLPLAVVPGQGAELYQGLGIVLTGGLAFSTILTPTVVPAIMGLLRDLSGRKQLSVVSYQLLGSRE
- a CDS encoding efflux RND transporter periplasmic adaptor subunit; translation: MPTSDSQVSVSNREELPTPPPSPRSQKRWWLLLMLLVGAGGVGLGRGLTPASQATAPAAAKPQPPRPIETIALTSGTATRSTSMLGQVEASESATVRTRTSGVVQQVLVQPGDRITPGMVVAILDDTDQRLAVAEARARLAQARSELARLEVGTRQEIIAQRQAEVRAAQAREQEAQDNSERTRSLVNTGALSRRELVEAESRTNAVRGERMQAQAELAEATAGPTREEIDAQRANVAAAESALNQAELAVQRTRIRAVSSGVIQTRQVSSGDLVESGDEIATKVNGSQLDVFLEVPESLSGSVRAGMPVELTARALPNWRDRATLTGIVPSADTASRRQRVRVRLSNPPANLLPGMAVQAQLQLPSNTPSFVVPRDTLTRRENRWLVFTIADGKARQLEVELVADMGEKMAIANPQLRQGQAIVVRGGDGMNYPAASGRGIRIKREIIAHLDAI
- the tnpA gene encoding IS200/IS605 family transposase; its protein translation is MSEYIHKSHNVTVLLYHLVFPAKYRRAVFDEQVDAVLREVCLEIEKRYEIKFVEIGVDKDHVHFLVQSVPTYSVTKLVTMLKSLTAREVFKRCPQVKQQLWGGEFWSDGYFASTVGKHGDEGMIARYVKKQGNDYLKLHRDEQLSLF
- a CDS encoding four helix bundle protein, which produces MNVENFENLQVYQLSEKLANEVWHVVTGWDWFAKDTIGKQIVRSADSIGANIAEGNGRYNLQDNQRFVKIARGSLNETRHWLRLAYRRNLLTSEQVSKLTPIVKDLSPKLNACLNSFNRQSKR